One Helianthus annuus cultivar XRQ/B chromosome 12, HanXRQr2.0-SUNRISE, whole genome shotgun sequence genomic region harbors:
- the LOC110894241 gene encoding homeobox-leucine zipper protein ATHB-15, with the protein MAMPCKDGGKCTIMDNGKYVRYTPEQVEALERLYHECPKPSSIRRQQLIRECPILSNIEPKQIKVWFQNRRCREKQRKEASRLQSVNRKLTAMNKLLMEENDRLQKQVSHLVYENGCFRQHTQNAVVATKDGSCDSVVTSGQRHLTPQHPPGDASPAGLLSIAEETLTEFLSKATGTAVEWVQMPGMKPGPDSIGIVAISHGCTGVAARACGLVSLEPTRVAEILKDRTSWFRDCRAVDVLDVLPTANGGTIELLYMQLYAPTTLAAARDFLLLRYTSVTEDGSLVVCERSLANTPNGPNIPSVPNFVRAEMLPSGYLIRPCEGGGSIIHIVDHMNLEAWSVPEVLRPLYESSTVIAQKTTMMALRQLRQIAQEVSQTSTPNWGRRPAALRALSQRLSRGFNEAVSGFTDEGWSLTSNDGMDDVTIHVNSSPEKLMGLNLSFSNGYPSVNTAVLCAKASMLLPPNVPPALLLRFLREHRSEWADNNVDAYSAAAVKLGPCNLLGTRAGNFGGQVILPLAQTIEHEELLEVIKLEGVGLCPEDALMGRDMFFLQLCSGIDESAVGMCSELIFAPIDASFADDAPLLPSGFRIIPLDSCKGDSSPNRTLDLASALEVRGAGNRASGDRNVGNNCARSVMTIALEFAFESHMQESVAAMARQYVRGIISSVQRVASALSPSPNGGLQTSLGTPEAHTLARWICRSYRCYLGVELLEGVGDGNDSILKSMWHHSDAILCCSMKAMPVFTFANQAGLDMLETTLVALQDISLEKVLDENGRKGLCSEFPQIMQQGFACLQGGICVSSMGRPVSYERAVAWKVVNEEDRDHCICFLFMNWSFV; encoded by the exons ATGTAGGGAGAAACAGAGGAAGGAGGCTTCGCGGCTGCAGTCGGTGAATCGGAAGCTAACAGCTATGAATAAGTTGTTAATGGAGGAGAATGATCGGTTGCAGAAGCAGGTGTCTCATCTTGTGTATGAGAACGGGTGTTTTAGGCAGCATACACAGAAT GCGGTGGTTGCTACGAAAGATGGTAGTTGCGACTCGGTGGTGACGAGTGGTCAACGCCATCTGACCCCTCAGCATCCCCCAGGAGATGCTAGTCCTGCTGG ACTCTTGTCCATTGCAGAGGAAACTTTAACAGAGTTTCTTTCGAAGGCTACTGGAACCGCTGTCGAGTGGGTCCAGATGCCTGGAATGAAG CCTGGTCCGGATTCCATTGGAATCGTTGCTATTTCTCATGGTTGCACTGGCGTGGCAGCACGCGCGTGCGGCTTAGTCAGTCTTGAGCCTACAAGG GTTGCTGAGATCCTCAAGGATCGCACCTCGTGGTTTCGTGACTGCCGAGCCGTTGATGTCCTCGATGTGCTGCCCACTGCCAATGGTGGAACCATTGAACTCTTGTACATGCAG CTTTACGCCCCTACAACTTTGGCTGCCGCTCGTGATTTCTTGTTGTTGCGCTATACTTCAGTTACAGAAGATGGCAGTCTAGTG GTATGTGAAAGATCGCTTGCTAACACCCCGAACGGTCCAAACATACCATCGGTGCCAAATTTTGTACGCGCAGAAATGCTGCCTAGCGGCTACCTTATTAGACCTTGCGAAGGAGGCGGGTCAATCATACACATTGTCGATCATATGAACTTAGAG GCATGGAGTGTACCTGAAGTGTTGCGCCCGTTGTATGAATCATCCACTGTTATCGCTCAAAAAACAACTATGATG GCGTTACGACAACTACGGCAAATAGCTCAGGAGGTTTCGCAAACCAGTACCCCTAATTGGGGCCGACGACCCGCAGCTTTAAGAGCACTTAGCCAGAGGTTGAGCAG GGGGTTTAACGAGGCTGTCAGCGGGTTTACTGACGAAGGATGGTCGTTAACGAGTAATGATGGAATGGACGACGTAACCATTCACGTAAACTCTTCACCTGAAAAACTTATGGGGCTGAATCTTTCTTTCTCAAATGGATATCCGTCAGTTAATACTGCCGTCTTGTGTGCCAAAGCGTCGATGCTTTTACCACCG AACGTTCCTCCAGCCCTCTTGCTTAGGTTTTTAAGGGAGCACCGTTCGGAATGGGCCGACAACAACGTTGATGCTTATTCAGCTGCGGCGGTCAAGCTCGGGCCGTGTAACTTACTGGGGACTCGTGCTGGTAATTTTGGCGGTCAAGTTATTCTTCCCCTTGCTCAGACAATCGAGCATGAAGAG CTTTTGGAGGTGATCAAATTGGAGGGTGTTGGGCTCTGTCCCGAAGACGCGCTAATGGGGCGAGACATGTTTTTTCTGCAA CTATGCAGCGGGATTGACGAAAGCGCAGTCGGTATGTGTTCAGAGCTAATCTTTGCTCCGATCGATGCTTCCTTTGCTGACGATGCACCACTTTTGCCTTCCGGTTTTCGCATCATTCCTCTCGATTCTTGCAAG GGGGATTCAAGCCCGAATCGAACCCTTGATCTTGCTTCTGCTCTTGAAGTGAGAGGGGCTGGGAACAGAGCTTCTGGTGATCGAAATGTCGGTAATAATTGTGCAAGATCAGTGATGACAATTGCTCTTGAGTTTGCGTTTGAAAGCCATATGCAAGAAAGCGTTGCTGCGATGGCTCGACAATATGTTCGCGGTATTATATCATCTGTTCAGAGGGTAGCATCTGCGTTATCTCCGTCTCCAAACGGAGGGCTTCAGACATCGTTGGGTACCCCTGAAGCACACACTCTAGCTCGTTGGATTTGCCGTAGTTACAG GTGCTACTTGGGTGTGGAGCTACTTGAAGGCGTGGGTGACGGAAATGACTCGATTCTTAAATCTATGTGGCACCACTCGGATGCTATCCTGTGCTGCTCAATGAAG GCGATGCCGGTTTTCACATTTGCCAATCAGGCGGGTCTTGATATGCTTGAAACAACGCTAGTAGCGCTTCAAGACATCAGTTTGGAGAAAGTACTCGATGAAAATGGAAGAAAAGGTTTGTGTTCGGAGTTCCCACAGATAATGCAGCAGGGGTTCGCTTGTCTTCAAGGGGGTATTTGCGTGTCGAGTATGGGGAGACCGGTTTCTTATGAGCGAGCGGTGGCATGGaaagtggtgaatgaagaagacaGGGATCATTGCATCTGCTTTTTGTTCATGAACTGGTCGTTCGTTTGA